A segment of the Vagococcus hydrophili genome:
GGAGGTGGAGTTGTCTTCGGACCAACACCACGTTCATACAGCTATAAATTACCTAAAAAAGTTCGTCGTTTAGCAATTAAATCAGTTTTATCTGAAAAAGTTGCTGAGAACAAATTGGTTGTTGTTGAAGGTTTATCATTTGATGCACCAAAAACAAAAGAATTCAAACAAGTTTTAACTAACTTGAGTGTAGATACAAAAGTATTAGTTGTTTTAGAAAGTGGCAATGATTTTGCAGCTTTATCAGGACGTAACTTACCTAACGTTTCAATCGTTGAATCAAATAACGTAAGTGTTCTTGATGTAGTAGCAGCAGACAAAATGTTAATTACTAAAGCAGCTCTGACTCATGTAGAGGAGGTACTTGCATAATGGAATTAATCGATGTAATTAAACGCCCAGTTATCACTGAAATGTCAGTGGCAGCGATGGACGAAAAAAAATACACGTTTGAAGTGGACACAAGAGCCAACAAAACATTAGTTAAGCAAGCCGTAGAATCTGTTTTCGATGTTAAAGTTAAAAAAGTGAATATCATGAACGTTAAACCTAAGTTCAAAAGAATGGGTAAATACGCTGGATACACTAAAAAACGTCGTAAAGCAATCGTACAATTAACTGAAGAATCAAAAGATATTCAAATTTTTGACGCTGAATAATAAAATGTGTCATATAAAGTAGGAGGGAATCACGTGGGCATTAGAAAGTATAAACCTACCACAAATGGCCGTCGTAACATGACTGGTTCAGATTTTGCTGAAATCACAACATCTACACCAGAAAAAACTTTGTTACAACCACTTAAAAAGAACGCCGGACGTAACAACCAAGGTAAAATTACTGTTCGTCATCAAGCGGGTGGACACAAGCGCCAATATCGTGTAATCGATTTTAAACGTAACAAAGATAATGTGGTCGGACTTGTAAAAACTGTAGAATATGATCCAAATAGATCTGCAAATATTGCATTAATCCATTACACTGATGGAATCAAAGCTTACATCTTAGCACCTAAAGGTCTTAACGTAGGCGACAAAATTGAATCAGGAGTTAATGCTGATATCAAAACTGGTAACGCGTTACCATTAAGTAACATCCCAGTAGGTACTGTTATTCATAACATCGAATTAAAACCTGGTAAAGGTGGACAATTAATTCGTTCTGCTGGTACAAGTGCACAAGTACTTGGTAAAGAAGGT
Coding sequences within it:
- the rplD gene encoding 50S ribosomal protein L4 produces the protein MTSVALFKQDGTQNGEVTLNEAIFGIEPNENVVYDAIIMQRASLRQGTHAVKNRSAVRGGGRKPWRQKGTGRARQGSIRSPQWRGGGVVFGPTPRSYSYKLPKKVRRLAIKSVLSEKVAENKLVVVEGLSFDAPKTKEFKQVLTNLSVDTKVLVVLESGNDFAALSGRNLPNVSIVESNNVSVLDVVAADKMLITKAALTHVEEVLA
- the rplW gene encoding 50S ribosomal protein L23, with amino-acid sequence MELIDVIKRPVITEMSVAAMDEKKYTFEVDTRANKTLVKQAVESVFDVKVKKVNIMNVKPKFKRMGKYAGYTKKRRKAIVQLTEESKDIQIFDAE
- the rplB gene encoding 50S ribosomal protein L2; the protein is MGIRKYKPTTNGRRNMTGSDFAEITTSTPEKTLLQPLKKNAGRNNQGKITVRHQAGGHKRQYRVIDFKRNKDNVVGLVKTVEYDPNRSANIALIHYTDGIKAYILAPKGLNVGDKIESGVNADIKTGNALPLSNIPVGTVIHNIELKPGKGGQLIRSAGTSAQVLGKEGKYILVRLNSGEVRMILGTCRATIGTVGNEQHELINIGKAGRSRWMGKRPTVRGSVMNPNDHPHGGGEGKAPIGRPSPMSPWGKPTLGYKTRNKKAKSDKLIVRRRKTK